From the Paenibacillus sp. FSL H8-0548 genome, one window contains:
- a CDS encoding helix-turn-helix domain-containing protein translates to MFAKRLKLLRKKRKLTMQEVADYLGVAKSTYAGYESGYRQPTIESIQTISRKLRTSADYLLGLTDYPEPPIELNHNAKEYLNYEQLHWDGVPLERDDLELIRSLLERVLRDRTLPKDE, encoded by the coding sequence ATGTTCGCAAAGCGTCTTAAGCTGCTGCGCAAAAAGAGAAAACTAACGATGCAGGAAGTAGCAGATTACTTAGGAGTTGCAAAAAGTACATATGCGGGGTATGAATCTGGTTACAGACAGCCGACAATCGAGTCCATTCAGACGATTTCGCGGAAGCTGCGTACATCTGCTGATTATCTTCTGGGTCTTACCGACTATCCGGAGCCGCCAATCGAACTTAATCATAATGCAAAAGAATATTTGAACTACGAACAGCTTCATTGGGACGGTGTTCCTCTGGAGAGGGACGATCTAGAGCTGATTCGCAGCTTGCTTGAGCGTGTGCTCCGTGATCGTACCCTGCCAAAGGATGAATAA
- a CDS encoding polysaccharide pyruvyl transferase family protein, whose protein sequence is MQVESNVHPMEGLKNQLLQILKVIPPGSSIYYIDYPVYNNGGDLLIMKGAEAFFKDNHIRVAARYSVLDFPDKLSIPKDHIIALQGGGNFGDLYPVHQRLREKIVADYPHHRIVLLPQTIFFEKDEEYDRTAKIFNAHKDVHLFVRDTLSYGLAAQKFRNCCVYLSPDMAHQLWPIMAKSQPGKELLCFFRTDIEKTSEQESFEAAGQGDYLDWASLYNRVEKKSIKMIGQMMAKSGVPLPMQAIWGKYSDYLVDKAVKRFSGYRVVQTSRLHGHILSCLMDKPNTLLDNSYGKNSNYYNTWTSSIKSAQLVVKK, encoded by the coding sequence ATGCAAGTGGAATCGAACGTACACCCGATGGAGGGACTGAAAAATCAGCTTCTCCAAATTTTGAAGGTGATCCCGCCAGGCTCAAGCATTTATTACATTGATTATCCTGTCTATAACAATGGCGGTGATTTGCTCATTATGAAAGGGGCGGAGGCGTTCTTCAAAGACAATCATATCCGCGTAGCTGCGCGCTACAGCGTCCTTGATTTTCCAGATAAGCTGAGCATTCCTAAGGATCATATCATCGCCTTGCAGGGTGGAGGGAACTTCGGAGATTTGTACCCGGTCCATCAGAGGCTGAGGGAGAAAATCGTTGCAGACTATCCGCATCATCGTATCGTATTGCTGCCGCAGACGATCTTCTTCGAGAAGGATGAGGAATACGACCGAACGGCGAAAATCTTTAACGCTCATAAGGATGTCCATCTCTTCGTAAGGGACACGCTATCCTATGGTTTGGCTGCTCAAAAGTTTCGTAATTGCTGCGTGTATTTGTCGCCTGATATGGCACATCAGCTGTGGCCGATTATGGCTAAGAGCCAGCCTGGCAAGGAGCTGCTTTGCTTCTTCCGAACGGACATTGAGAAGACGAGTGAGCAAGAGAGCTTTGAAGCGGCGGGACAGGGCGATTATTTGGACTGGGCCTCGCTCTACAATCGCGTCGAGAAAAAGTCGATCAAGATGATCGGGCAAATGATGGCGAAAAGCGGCGTTCCGCTGCCGATGCAGGCAATCTGGGGCAAATATTCCGATTATCTCGTGGATAAGGCGGTCAAGCGCTTTAGTGGATACCGCGTCGTGCAAACCTCGCGGCTGCATGGCCATATTTTATCCTGCTTGATGGACAAGCCCAATACGCTGCTCGATAACTCATACGGTAAAAATTCAAATTACTATAATACATGGACCAGCAGCATCAAGTCGGCTCAGCTAGTGGTGAAGAAGTAG
- a CDS encoding S-layer homology domain-containing protein, with the protein MSIRMKRSMSLALAVFMVVYTILAGLPVQVAKASPLPEPQVWKFDFGALPTLGGNNSGGPVAEGYIGIAGTTLYTSELGYGLDAAQASRYRGGEDTDHAVNDFILGGTGIPVVFKADIPNGNYKVTIYSGDLLAGTSTYKTKISIEDIALGTVQSRQAITTASYNVAVADGQMNIQITGDGTASILNAVIIEQVLPSAPEGLVLTAINASGVSLAWTPVEGAAYYQVYRATDSNEPDAPIAEQVVGSSYTDTSVSVGESYTYYVASSNAFGQQSGLSAASEVAVIPAPQPPAVPAGLAVVDVNAASADLSWQAAAGAAGYKIYRSDAAAGEFAELAEVTGLSYTDQTANTTIPQYYKIKAVNAQGASEFSDYAVSSVYVPPVNLPEGDVLRFDFGKGAVAEGYVAISSGVAYSSDRKYGFADPSKVSFVDRGTADALRSDFGIVQDTAFNVDLPNGDYTVSLIAGDLNDGTDISITAESIEKVKRLDGNAVRPAGQFLEMNFDIALVDGQLNLQFAGTAPKINALVITKKAERTAGELPTIYLAGDSTVQTYDPYWLPQAGWGQMISSFFSYDVIFKNHAIGGRSTKNFISEGRLDEVLRAIKPGDYFLIQFGHNDATISVPDRYAAPADYKNYLKTYINGAKQRGATPILVTPMGRRSFNAETGKFNVSFPEYVQAMKEVAQELDVDLVDLSTLSIAYYDSIGPAASLSVFLHVPAGVYGAFPNGSADDTHFQEYGAIQIARLLSGGIKQLDLPLAQSVKEIELPAEIPVKPTGLVAGSISNAGAMLKWDNVATADIYKVYRKLSTEPDSAYTMVGTSTIPTLELGGLVEGNSYFVQVTAVNGKGESAPSDPIFIKTKSAAYKYDFGTIGGVVEEGYNEVTRNTIYTTERGYGITDSSGMIDRDRGTATDALRRDFVAYFAMSYEFKVDLPNGYYSVKTYTGDWIGTTKTDINIEGKNLGTVSSGKESIAERVFNMIAVKDGQLNMILSGQTAHLNGVEITPLLLAPTQLTLNELDLTGDRIKVELSWTGVEDAVKYNIYRKAIGTSEVVLLGQTSAATYLDTTADIALEYIYTVTAVDNTDFESVISNELNVSITDPDVAKAAVPTGLALASIHKNDISFTWDAVPQVRMYNIYRSEKADGTYTLIGKSTTASYTDNTVLTTIPYYYKVASVNEGGISELSALMETQAITTLVRAMEYLDRSPVAIHTEAGNYIGWRMLGLDPEAIGFNVYRDGVKLNDAVITTSTNFVDAAGMVSSSYHITSVLNGTEQAATSSFGVWQKQYKSVPLQKPADDYTKDGQPYSYSAGDASVGDLDGDGQYEIVMLWSPSNSKDNSQAGYTGIVYMDAYKLDGTRLWRINLGPNIRAGAHYTQFMVYDLDGDGRAEVSFKTADGTIDGTGKAIGNPSKDHRNSTGYILLGNEYLTVFEGATGKALATTDYDPPRGDVAAWGDAYGNRVDRFLAAVAYLDGERPSLVFSRGYYTRTVLAAYDYRDGQLTKRWVFDSNTEGYGSYAGQGNHNLSVGDSDGDGKDEIHFGAMGIDDNGKPLYNTGLGHGDAMHFGDLDPTRPGLEIFAVQEHSDSIYGMDLKDARTGEIIWGVHTGVDTGRGMSADLDPRYPGEEMWTANIVNAEHIPVTGLYSAKGEKITTSIPSSTNFGVWWDGDLLRELQDYNRIDKWDYEQNKTVNLLTAVGSASNNSTKANPSLQADLFGDWREEIMWRSEDSSELRIYSTVDETDYRIRTLMHDPIYRLGIAWQNVSYNQPPHPSFYLGDGMTLPAAPSIKYVQALVTSIAVKAAENADSVAVGSTLQMHAEVYGDATASKSVQWSVVNTDGSQTNLATIGLDGLLHAAAAGTVKVAASAVDGSGVKGEKLITIIADTVVSPSPSIPPVVTPTPTPGTSTPATPTPVPASNQLTIDAVTVGGKAIAAIDAAKLQKAVEASSDSKVIIKVNASEAAKEVEVSLPGGTLTGLLAKDQMSLTIDTGAVKATFSSEALRAAVGASKEAVRLSISQLQSNELTEEIRKQVGEAVVYDFNLFVGDQKISEFSGGKHAVEVTLPYTLKSGEKPGNVVVYYISEDGKLEVIRNAKYDEMTGLVTFKTNHFSYYASQYVSSQFTDLQQAAWAVDPIEALAARGVIDGYENGSFKPNAKVTRAAFVKMLMLALELEDNEASSSFSDVQPGVWYASSIAAAEKLGIVKGKSDGSFGVNELISRQDMAVMAHRAAELIELKLTAGGGTAFADQSYIAAYAAQAVQEMQAAGILNGMANNNFEPNGDSTRAQAAKVIYSIFMKQS; encoded by the coding sequence ATGAGTATCCGAATGAAAAGAAGCATGTCTTTAGCATTAGCTGTATTCATGGTTGTCTACACCATATTGGCAGGCTTGCCTGTTCAAGTTGCGAAGGCTTCACCATTGCCAGAGCCGCAGGTATGGAAGTTTGATTTTGGAGCTTTGCCTACACTAGGTGGAAACAACTCAGGAGGACCTGTTGCAGAAGGGTATATAGGCATTGCTGGTACGACACTCTATACGAGTGAGCTTGGCTACGGCTTAGATGCAGCTCAAGCTTCTCGCTATCGCGGTGGAGAAGATACAGATCATGCTGTGAATGATTTTATTTTGGGTGGAACGGGTATACCCGTTGTTTTTAAAGCAGACATTCCTAATGGCAATTACAAGGTAACGATATATTCGGGCGATCTTCTCGCAGGCACCTCTACCTACAAAACGAAGATTTCAATCGAGGATATTGCTCTGGGAACAGTGCAATCTAGACAAGCCATTACGACTGCAAGCTACAATGTAGCTGTTGCAGATGGACAAATGAACATTCAAATAACAGGTGATGGAACGGCCAGTATTTTGAACGCGGTAATCATTGAACAGGTTCTGCCTTCAGCACCTGAAGGACTTGTGCTGACAGCAATTAACGCAAGCGGGGTTTCGCTTGCATGGACGCCGGTTGAAGGCGCAGCTTACTACCAAGTATATCGTGCCACCGACAGCAACGAGCCTGACGCTCCCATTGCTGAACAAGTAGTCGGCAGCAGCTATACGGATACTAGTGTTAGCGTCGGGGAGAGCTACACGTACTACGTTGCTTCATCGAATGCGTTCGGCCAGCAGTCGGGCTTAAGCGCCGCTAGCGAAGTCGCTGTCATTCCAGCACCACAACCGCCAGCTGTTCCAGCGGGCCTAGCTGTTGTTGATGTGAATGCAGCTTCCGCTGATCTTAGCTGGCAAGCAGCAGCTGGCGCAGCAGGATATAAAATATATCGTTCGGACGCAGCAGCTGGAGAATTTGCGGAGCTTGCCGAAGTTACGGGGCTGTCTTATACCGATCAAACGGCTAATACGACAATTCCGCAGTATTACAAAATAAAAGCAGTAAACGCACAGGGCGCATCTGAGTTTTCGGATTATGCAGTGAGCTCTGTTTATGTGCCGCCAGTAAATTTGCCTGAGGGAGATGTATTGCGCTTCGATTTCGGCAAAGGTGCTGTTGCTGAAGGGTATGTAGCTATTTCCTCGGGAGTCGCTTATTCATCAGATCGAAAGTATGGCTTTGCCGATCCGTCAAAGGTCAGCTTCGTAGACCGCGGCACGGCGGATGCATTGCGCTCGGATTTTGGCATTGTACAGGATACAGCCTTTAACGTGGATCTTCCGAATGGAGATTACACCGTATCGCTTATTGCAGGCGATTTGAATGACGGCACTGATATTTCCATTACAGCCGAGAGTATCGAGAAGGTGAAGCGGCTGGATGGCAATGCGGTTAGGCCCGCTGGCCAGTTCCTTGAAATGAACTTTGACATCGCTTTGGTAGACGGTCAATTGAACCTGCAGTTCGCTGGAACCGCGCCTAAGATTAATGCGCTTGTCATTACGAAGAAGGCAGAGCGCACAGCAGGAGAGCTTCCTACGATTTATCTCGCAGGCGATTCTACCGTTCAAACCTATGATCCTTACTGGCTCCCTCAAGCGGGCTGGGGACAGATGATTTCAAGCTTCTTCTCCTACGATGTTATTTTTAAAAACCATGCCATCGGCGGACGAAGCACAAAAAACTTTATATCCGAGGGTCGTTTAGATGAAGTGCTGAGAGCCATTAAGCCTGGCGATTATTTCCTCATACAATTTGGTCATAATGATGCAACGATTAGCGTGCCGGACCGTTACGCGGCACCAGCCGATTACAAAAATTACTTAAAAACGTATATCAACGGCGCAAAGCAGCGCGGAGCGACGCCAATTCTCGTTACGCCGATGGGCAGACGCAGCTTCAATGCAGAGACTGGCAAATTCAACGTCAGCTTCCCAGAGTATGTGCAAGCGATGAAGGAGGTTGCACAGGAGCTGGATGTTGATTTGGTAGACTTAAGTACATTAAGTATTGCTTATTATGATTCCATCGGACCGGCAGCATCATTATCGGTGTTCTTGCATGTGCCGGCCGGTGTATACGGAGCGTTCCCTAACGGCTCCGCAGACGATACACATTTTCAGGAATATGGTGCAATTCAAATTGCTCGGCTGCTCTCAGGCGGGATCAAGCAGCTAGATTTGCCGCTGGCACAATCGGTTAAGGAAATCGAATTGCCGGCAGAGATTCCGGTTAAACCAACGGGATTAGTAGCTGGCAGCATTAGTAATGCAGGAGCAATGCTCAAATGGGACAACGTAGCTACAGCTGATATTTACAAAGTGTATCGCAAGCTTTCCACAGAGCCGGACAGTGCTTATACGATGGTCGGCACCTCTACAATTCCAACGCTTGAACTAGGCGGACTAGTAGAAGGGAACAGCTATTTCGTTCAAGTAACAGCAGTGAATGGCAAGGGAGAATCCGCGCCTTCTGATCCGATATTTATTAAGACAAAATCTGCTGCTTATAAATATGATTTTGGAACGATTGGCGGCGTAGTAGAAGAAGGCTATAACGAGGTAACGCGCAATACAATCTATACAACTGAGCGTGGTTATGGCATCACGGACAGTTCAGGTATGATTGACCGCGACCGCGGTACGGCTACGGATGCGTTAAGACGTGATTTTGTTGCGTACTTCGCAATGAGCTATGAGTTTAAGGTCGATTTGCCAAACGGTTATTATTCGGTCAAAACCTACACAGGGGACTGGATTGGTACTACCAAAACGGATATTAATATCGAAGGCAAAAATTTGGGCACGGTATCATCCGGCAAGGAAAGTATTGCTGAGCGCGTATTCAATATGATCGCGGTTAAGGATGGTCAGCTGAACATGATTTTGAGCGGACAGACAGCTCATCTGAATGGCGTTGAAATTACACCTTTGCTGCTGGCGCCTACGCAGCTTACACTGAACGAGCTTGATTTGACTGGTGATCGAATCAAGGTTGAGCTTTCTTGGACAGGAGTAGAGGATGCAGTAAAATATAACATTTATCGAAAGGCGATCGGTACAAGCGAGGTGGTGTTGCTTGGGCAGACGAGTGCTGCAACATATCTCGATACAACTGCTGATATAGCACTTGAGTATATCTACACCGTAACGGCAGTAGATAATACCGACTTCGAATCGGTCATCTCCAATGAGCTTAACGTATCGATAACTGATCCAGATGTTGCGAAAGCGGCAGTCCCAACAGGCCTTGCGCTGGCATCCATCCACAAGAATGATATTAGCTTTACTTGGGATGCAGTACCGCAAGTCAGAATGTACAATATTTATCGCTCTGAGAAAGCAGATGGAACGTATACTCTAATTGGAAAATCTACAACTGCTTCGTATACCGATAATACGGTTTTGACGACGATTCCGTATTACTATAAAGTAGCCTCCGTGAATGAGGGAGGAATTTCCGAGCTATCAGCCCTTATGGAGACACAAGCGATCACAACGCTGGTACGTGCGATGGAATATTTGGATCGCTCACCAGTGGCTATCCATACAGAGGCAGGCAATTACATCGGATGGCGCATGCTCGGACTTGATCCAGAGGCAATCGGCTTTAATGTGTATCGCGATGGAGTTAAGCTAAACGATGCAGTAATTACAACGAGCACGAACTTTGTGGATGCGGCAGGTATGGTCTCTTCCTCGTATCATATTACATCCGTATTAAATGGTACGGAGCAAGCAGCGACAAGCAGCTTCGGCGTTTGGCAGAAGCAATATAAATCGGTTCCGCTGCAGAAGCCGGCCGACGATTATACGAAGGACGGACAGCCGTATTCGTATTCAGCGGGCGATGCGAGTGTAGGGGATTTGGATGGCGATGGACAATACGAGATCGTTATGCTGTGGTCGCCATCGAACAGCAAGGATAATTCACAAGCTGGTTATACAGGAATTGTCTATATGGATGCCTACAAGCTGGACGGCACCCGTTTATGGCGCATTAATCTTGGACCGAATATTCGGGCTGGAGCACATTATACACAATTTATGGTTTATGACTTAGATGGTGACGGTCGTGCCGAGGTTTCCTTTAAGACGGCAGACGGTACAATTGATGGAACGGGCAAAGCTATTGGAAATCCGAGCAAGGATCATCGGAATAGTACTGGATATATTTTGCTAGGCAATGAATATTTAACTGTATTTGAAGGTGCGACAGGGAAAGCTTTGGCAACGACGGACTATGATCCGCCGCGCGGCGATGTTGCAGCATGGGGAGATGCTTACGGCAACCGTGTAGACCGTTTTCTTGCTGCGGTTGCGTATCTTGATGGCGAGCGTCCAAGCTTAGTGTTCAGCAGAGGCTACTACACACGCACGGTGCTTGCGGCTTATGATTATCGAGATGGGCAATTGACGAAGCGCTGGGTATTCGACTCGAATACCGAGGGTTATGGCTCCTATGCAGGACAAGGAAATCACAATTTATCGGTAGGAGATTCGGATGGCGACGGCAAGGATGAGATTCACTTTGGTGCCATGGGCATCGATGATAACGGCAAGCCGCTTTACAATACGGGGCTCGGCCATGGCGATGCAATGCATTTTGGTGATTTGGATCCAACACGTCCGGGACTTGAAATATTCGCAGTACAGGAGCATAGCGATTCCATCTACGGGATGGATCTGAAGGATGCGCGTACAGGCGAGATCATCTGGGGCGTTCATACAGGCGTGGATACAGGACGCGGGATGTCGGCAGATCTTGATCCAAGATATCCGGGTGAGGAAATGTGGACGGCCAATATCGTAAACGCCGAGCATATACCGGTTACAGGCTTGTACAGCGCTAAGGGTGAAAAAATTACGACTAGCATCCCAAGCTCGACAAACTTTGGCGTCTGGTGGGATGGTGATCTGCTGCGTGAGCTGCAGGATTACAATCGCATAGACAAGTGGGATTATGAGCAAAACAAAACGGTTAACCTGCTGACCGCGGTAGGATCAGCTTCCAACAACTCGACAAAAGCCAACCCTAGCCTGCAGGCCGATCTGTTCGGCGACTGGCGGGAAGAAATAATGTGGCGTTCAGAGGACAGCAGCGAGCTTAGAATTTATTCGACTGTGGATGAAACGGATTATCGTATTCGTACTTTGATGCATGACCCGATCTATCGCCTTGGGATAGCATGGCAAAATGTAAGCTATAATCAGCCACCGCATCCGAGCTTCTATTTGGGAGATGGCATGACTTTGCCTGCTGCGCCAAGCATCAAATATGTTCAAGCGCTCGTTACCTCAATTGCAGTAAAAGCAGCAGAAAATGCTGACTCTGTTGCGGTTGGCAGCACACTGCAAATGCATGCAGAGGTTTATGGCGATGCAACTGCAAGCAAATCGGTTCAATGGTCGGTTGTGAATACGGATGGCAGCCAAACTAATCTGGCAACGATTGGATTAGACGGCCTGCTTCATGCGGCTGCGGCAGGTACGGTTAAAGTTGCAGCATCTGCTGTTGATGGCTCTGGTGTCAAAGGGGAGAAGCTGATTACTATTATTGCGGATACGGTTGTCTCACCATCACCGTCAATACCGCCAGTAGTTACACCGACGCCGACACCTGGCACTTCAACGCCCGCAACGCCAACGCCAGTCCCTGCAAGCAATCAACTGACGATTGATGCGGTTACTGTGGGTGGCAAAGCAATCGCAGCTATAGACGCTGCGAAGCTCCAAAAGGCCGTTGAAGCATCAAGCGATTCAAAAGTGATCATCAAGGTAAATGCTTCAGAAGCAGCTAAAGAGGTAGAAGTTAGCCTACCTGGCGGAACCTTGACAGGCCTTCTTGCGAAGGATCAAATGAGTCTAACGATTGATACGGGAGCTGTTAAGGCAACGTTCTCTAGCGAAGCGTTGCGGGCTGCGGTTGGCGCTTCTAAGGAAGCGGTACGACTGAGTATCAGCCAACTGCAAAGCAATGAGCTTACTGAAGAAATTCGTAAGCAAGTCGGCGAAGCTGTTGTATATGATTTCAATTTATTTGTTGGAGATCAAAAAATAAGCGAGTTTTCGGGCGGGAAGCATGCGGTAGAGGTTACTCTTCCATATACGCTGAAATCAGGCGAGAAGCCTGGCAACGTAGTCGTTTATTATATCTCGGAGGATGGCAAGCTTGAGGTGATTCGCAATGCGAAATACGATGAAATGACAGGTTTGGTTACCTTCAAAACAAATCATTTCAGCTATTATGCAAGCCAATATGTATCATCGCAATTTACAGATTTGCAGCAAGCCGCATGGGCGGTAGATCCCATCGAGGCGCTGGCAGCACGAGGTGTCATTGATGGCTACGAGAACGGAAGCTTCAAACCGAATGCGAAAGTGACACGAGCAGCTTTCGTTAAGATGCTCATGCTGGCGCTAGAGCTGGAGGACAATGAAGCATCAAGCAGCTTTAGCGATGTACAGCCGGGAGTCTGGTATGCAAGCTCAATTGCTGCGGCCGAGAAGCTGGGTATTGTAAAAGGTAAATCAGACGGCAGCTTTGGCGTAAACGAGCTGATCTCGCGGCAGGATATGGCTGTTATGGCTCATCGTGCAGCGGAGCTTATAGAGCTGAAGCTGACAGCCGGAGGCGGTACAGCGTTTGCGGATCAGTCTTATATCGCAGCTTATGCAGCTCAAGCAGTTCAAGAGATGCAGGCAGCAGGAATACTGAACGGTATGGCTAATAATAATTTTGAACCGAACGGCGACTCAACTAGAGCGCAAGCAGCGAAAGTAATTTATTCTATATTTATGAAGCAGTCCTAA
- a CDS encoding sugar phosphate nucleotidyltransferase produces the protein MKIVLLSGGSGKRLWPLSNESRSKQFLKVLKNAEGEHESMVQRVWGQITNSGLREHAYIATSKPQVDMIYSQLGSEIEVIVEPERRDTFPAIALAATYLYSVQGVSLNETVVVMPVDPYVHESFFHKMKELELVLNESGADLALMGVKPTYPSEKYGYIVPELASEAGESYVNVHSFREKPREEEAVAMIEQAALWNCGVFAFKLDFLINILIANELPIQYDEMLKQYDKLPKNSFDYEIVEKSNHIVALPYEGEWKDLGTWNTLTEEIETPLIGKGIITSGSINTHVINELDIPITLLNVSNVVVAASPDGILVSDKASSPMIKEIMKHSDQRPMYEERRWGRYRVLDYLKYPNGNEVLTKRICVAAGLNLSYQYHLLRDEVWTIVSGEGVMVLNGQSFKVQAGDVLTIKKESLHSLRAETEMDIIEIQTGTELIEEDIVRLAFDWNEILQLCTV, from the coding sequence ATGAAGATTGTTCTTTTATCAGGGGGCTCGGGCAAGCGCCTGTGGCCGTTGTCGAACGAGTCTCGCTCTAAGCAGTTTTTGAAGGTGCTCAAAAATGCCGAAGGCGAGCACGAATCGATGGTTCAGCGCGTATGGGGACAAATTACGAATTCGGGCCTGCGCGAACATGCTTACATCGCAACGAGCAAGCCGCAGGTTGATATGATTTATAGCCAGCTTGGAAGCGAGATAGAGGTCATTGTAGAGCCGGAACGCAGAGACACCTTCCCAGCGATTGCACTCGCGGCTACCTACTTATATTCGGTGCAGGGTGTGAGCCTGAACGAGACAGTCGTTGTCATGCCGGTTGACCCTTACGTTCACGAATCCTTCTTTCATAAAATGAAAGAGCTTGAGCTGGTGCTAAATGAATCCGGCGCGGATTTGGCGCTGATGGGCGTTAAGCCGACCTACCCTTCTGAAAAATACGGCTATATCGTGCCGGAGCTTGCCTCTGAGGCAGGTGAGTCCTACGTCAATGTACACAGCTTTAGAGAAAAGCCCCGTGAGGAAGAAGCGGTAGCCATGATCGAGCAGGCTGCGCTTTGGAACTGCGGGGTTTTTGCATTCAAGCTGGATTTTCTCATCAATATTCTAATTGCGAATGAGCTTCCGATCCAATATGACGAAATGCTGAAGCAATACGACAAGCTGCCAAAGAACAGCTTTGACTATGAAATCGTAGAAAAATCCAATCATATCGTGGCGCTCCCATACGAGGGAGAGTGGAAGGATCTTGGTACATGGAACACGCTGACGGAGGAGATTGAAACGCCGCTCATTGGCAAAGGGATCATTACTAGCGGCTCCATCAATACGCATGTTATTAATGAGCTGGATATTCCGATTACTTTGCTCAATGTATCCAATGTTGTTGTTGCAGCGAGTCCCGATGGAATCTTGGTGTCTGACAAAGCATCAAGTCCAATGATCAAGGAGATTATGAAGCATTCGGATCAGCGTCCCATGTATGAGGAGAGGCGTTGGGGCCGTTACCGTGTGCTTGATTACTTGAAATATCCAAATGGCAATGAAGTGCTGACCAAGCGGATCTGCGTCGCGGCTGGCTTGAATTTAAGCTATCAGTATCACCTGCTTAGAGATGAGGTTTGGACGATTGTATCCGGCGAGGGAGTTATGGTGCTGAATGGCCAAAGCTTCAAGGTGCAAGCAGGTGATGTGCTGACGATTAAGAAAGAAAGTTTGCATAGCCTGCGTGCGGAGACGGAAATGGACATTATCGAAATCCAGACAGGAACGGAGCTAATTGAAGAGGATATTGTCCGTCTTGCCTTCGATTGGAATGAGATTTTGCAATTATGCACCGTATAA
- a CDS encoding UDP-glucose/GDP-mannose dehydrogenase family protein has translation MNITVIGTGYVGLVSGICYAELGNRVICVDKDARKIETLNAGGIPIYEPGLKDLANANRAAGMLTFTTDLPSAVRQSDIIILAVGTPPLPNGEANLSYINQAAIEIAEVMNGYKIIAVKSTVPVGTNERLAELISSHTSERFDSISLPEFLREGSAIQDTMNPDRIIIGASSQSAADIMVLLHIPLTEQIIVTDIRSAEMIKYASNAFLATKISFINEIANICEKVGADVTKVAEGMGYDKRIGSSFLKAGIGYGGSCFPKDTSALIQIAGHVDYEFKLLRSVVEVNQDQRFNVIRKLETIFGGELHGRTIAIWGLAFKPNTDDVRDSPAVEIIQHLLDNGVKVKAYDPIAMENFRIIHGISGVEWCTEAMAAASDADAVCLLTEWEEFSKIDLNLLQKVLKSPILIDGRNVFDEKDLLGTEFVYYSVGRPSLNQGVKQQMPILQF, from the coding sequence ATGAATATTACGGTGATTGGAACCGGCTATGTCGGTCTCGTATCGGGCATCTGCTATGCGGAGCTAGGCAACCGGGTGATCTGTGTAGACAAGGACGCTCGCAAGATCGAGACTTTAAATGCCGGCGGTATTCCGATCTACGAGCCGGGCCTGAAGGATCTTGCGAACGCGAATCGAGCGGCGGGAATGTTGACCTTCACGACCGACTTGCCAAGCGCGGTACGTCAATCGGACATTATTATCTTGGCGGTTGGCACGCCGCCGCTGCCAAATGGAGAAGCGAATCTTTCTTATATTAATCAAGCTGCGATCGAGATTGCAGAAGTAATGAACGGATATAAAATAATAGCGGTAAAAAGCACCGTTCCCGTCGGGACGAATGAGCGGCTGGCAGAGCTGATCAGCTCGCACACAAGCGAGCGCTTTGACAGTATTTCGCTGCCGGAGTTTTTGCGCGAGGGCTCGGCGATACAAGATACGATGAATCCCGATCGCATTATTATTGGAGCCAGCTCGCAAAGCGCGGCGGATATTATGGTTCTGCTTCATATCCCCTTGACCGAGCAAATTATCGTGACAGATATTCGCAGCGCGGAAATGATTAAATATGCGTCCAATGCATTTCTAGCAACAAAAATATCATTCATTAACGAGATTGCCAACATTTGCGAGAAGGTTGGCGCAGATGTGACGAAGGTTGCGGAAGGAATGGGCTATGACAAGCGAATCGGCTCCTCATTCCTCAAAGCCGGTATCGGCTATGGCGGCTCCTGCTTCCCTAAGGATACGAGCGCGTTGATCCAAATTGCTGGACATGTTGATTATGAATTTAAGCTTCTGCGTTCCGTTGTTGAGGTCAATCAGGATCAGCGATTCAACGTCATCCGCAAGCTGGAGACGATCTTTGGCGGCGAGCTGCATGGCAGGACAATTGCGATTTGGGGGCTTGCCTTCAAGCCGAATACCGATGATGTACGTGACTCGCCCGCGGTGGAAATCATTCAGCATTTGCTCGATAACGGTGTAAAGGTAAAAGCATATGACCCGATTGCTATGGAGAATTTTCGTATAATCCATGGAATTAGCGGTGTCGAGTGGTGTACAGAAGCGATGGCAGCAGCTAGCGATGCGGATGCAGTTTGCTTGCTAACGGAGTGGGAGGAATTTTCGAAAATCGATTTGAACCTTTTGCAGAAGGTGTTAAAAAGCCCGATTCTCATTGACGGTCGCAACGTGTTCGATGAGAAGGATCTGCTTGGTACGGAGTTTGTTTATTATTCTGTCGGCCGCCCTAGCCTGAATCAAGGCGTGAAGCAGCAAATGCCTATTCTACAATTTTAG